A single Triticum dicoccoides isolate Atlit2015 ecotype Zavitan chromosome 2A, WEW_v2.0, whole genome shotgun sequence DNA region contains:
- the LOC119354717 gene encoding probable WRKY transcription factor 57 translates to MAGVECGGGDWPFSAEEAYADSSALLAEIGWAAGFVDDACAGELLPPLDPPPATPTGSMEGAGASSSSTDDGATREAADADGRPAAATEAASKPAPAPAPGKTMKKQKRARHPRFAFMTKTEIDHLEDGYRWRKYGQKAVKNSPFPRSYYRCTNNKCTVKKRVERSSDDPSVVITTYEGQHCHHTVTFPRGAGAATLASQMAFSAHHHHHLMYNDLPALHSPTTQNPLFSVPAMSSSLLQPLHCNRQELQVASYTTQASSISSPGSVPAVDKGLLDDMVPPAMRHG, encoded by the exons ATGGCCGGCGTCGAGTGCGGCGGTGGGGACTGGCCCTTCTCCGCCGAGGAAGCGTACGCCGATTCCTCTGCGCTGTTGGCGGAGATCGGCTGGGCGGCCGGTTTTGTCGACGACGCCTGCGCCGGGGAGCTGCTTCCGCCGCTGGATCCGCCTCCGGCCACACCAACGGGGTCCATGGAAGGGGCCGGCGCCTCGTCGAGCTCCACCGATGACGGTGCCACGCGGGAGGCTGCGGACGCCGACGGCAGGCCGGCCGCCGCGACAGAGGCAGC GAGCAAGCCGGCGCCGGCGCCAGCCCCGGGGAAGAcgatgaaaaagcagaagcgggcgCGGCACCCACGGTTCGCGTTCATGACCAAGACGGAGATAGACCACCTCGAGGACGGATACCGCTGGAGGAAGTACGGACAGAAGGCCGTCAAGAACAGTCCTTTCCCAAG GAGCTACTACCGGTGCACCAACAACAAGTGCACAGTGAAGAAGCGCGTGGAGCGCTCCTCTGACGACCCCTCCGTCGTCATCACCACCTACGAGGGCCAGCACTGCCACCACACCGTCACCTTCCCACGCGGCGCCGGCGCCGCCACCCTCGCCAGCCAGATGGCCTTCTcggcacaccaccaccaccacctcatgTACAACGACTTGCCGGCGCTGCACTCGCCGACCACTCAAAACCCACTCTTCAGCGTGCCGGCGATGTCGTCGTCGCTGCTCCAGCCGCTACACTGCAACCGACAGGAGCTACAAGTTGCGAGCTACACAACCCAGGCATCGTCCATCTCGTCGCCGGGGAGTGTTCCCGCCGTCGACAAGGGGCTTCTGGATGACATGGTGCCTCCAGCGATGAGGCACGGATAG